The Arachis duranensis cultivar V14167 chromosome 9, aradu.V14167.gnm2.J7QH, whole genome shotgun sequence genomic sequence caaatctTATTATAAGTTAGGTTGATTCACTCTTTTATTACTGCTAGACGTAAGCCTGAAATAATACCCATGATGATATGAATTTCACCGTCATCTAATCATATCTAGAGGAAGATGAAATCTCATactaatctcacactattaaaattatcattaatGATTATTTGATGGCTATAAATCACAAAAGTTATTAGCCCCTAGCacttctctctctatatatatatagctagcactcctttctctctctatatatatatatataggtcaGGTCATTTTAATATAAGTATATTACTGagattataatatttaaaaaagtacgataaaatttaaaaaaatatttttttattaaacaatattttttaataaatattgtttaaaaGAATGTtaccaaaatatatataaaaaaaagtgcaACTTTAATATATGGTGAAAATTTAGATACAGttgacttcacgtgaaattgatagCTGAGAactattagatgaaaatttaattaaatcagtcaaattatctaacggctctcaaatatcaacttcacgtgaaaccGATTGCATCTGAATTTCTACCTTAATTGGATTTCTACCTTAATTGGGTGGTGATGTCTCTTGCAGCTGTAATAATTGGGTGGCTAAGGGTAGAGGACAAATTTGAATTGGACATGTGAGAACCATTGACTTGAATGTGATAGTGTGACCTTATTAATTAATGACGGTGACTCAGCTAATGATCCATGGTAATATTTTTGGATCTTTAAACAATAGTTATTAACAAGTTAAACACAGGATTAATCCTTGAGCCAAATCTGTTAATTCCCAACTTTCAAAGTCAGCAAGATTGGACAAATTGGAAGCACGATTGGATAGAGAAGAAATGCAATATTGGAAAAGTAGTAGTGTGAACTATGGAGAATGAACTAGTGTTCCATATGTTCTTGTTAACCTTGTTTCTTCCCTAGCTATATCAAACTCATTAGGCATATGTGAACCTTTAATTTTACTTGTCTTTCAATTGATGGTTTACTCTTTGCTGTTGTTTAGGGTTCAGTGAAGGTGTGTTGCTCATTCAAAGGGGACAATCAATGTAGGGTCTTATTCTATAAAGTCATGAAGAATTGTGTTTCCTTTGCTCCATGTTCAATGTGCCTCTTGTTTTTGTTCCTCTCGAAGTTCCTGACTCCCTTTGCACCCACTGCGTTTCAATTTTCACCCAAAAACCTGATtattataacatatatattCCTAAcacaaatttatattattatgttaAACTAGGATATTTAATCCCTACGTTTGCACCTGATGTTAAcataatatttatacaataatcAGAAATGTTAACGATTTATTTTCTTTAGCGAAAAATGGGAGCTAGGTTAAACATAACATAAATGCAACAAAAATAAGTTATCATCGAATACTCCATAAAAGGTTAGTggtacaaatattaaaaaatattaagaaatgaGTAATcagaaataatttatttttttggtttataattaagacaatattaaaaaaatattataatttaattttgatacaccgtcagtataaaatagttttatatgtGCATCCAATTACGTAATACcacattataaaaaataattgttatttttattaaccgTGTGAATGGTCATCTCAAAAGACAGATATGATtatgttatataaaatattttatattgttagtacattaaaattaaacttttttagaTATTTCATAAAAGATCGATGTAAAATTTCCATGCTTAGTAGAAATAATTGTTtcagagtttaatttttattaattactcttaaaattaatagtcaactatttaatataatttaggaACACTaatttacaatttaaaaatatatactgTACGGTCCCCTATCAACTCGGAGTTTACTGCCATATATCTCGGCCACATCATATAACAAAACTTCTCGCCATACGTCTCGGACACGTCAGTCTGATCAAAGTACACGTATATCTGATACTCCAAGCGCATATACGTTAGCTCTCCAAGAATCTTGGGAAGGTCGAGATTCATTCAAATCAACCGTTACAGCGATCCAAGCTCTAACTCTATAAAAACAAATGCTCACATAAGCAGAGAACACGAATAGAGATACATATCCCAACGAAAAAGAACCACCACTCCGCTTTTCAAAGTCATCTGCTGGAATTATCTCAATTTTATATATTCCAGATCTTTTGTTTTATCTTTACACTAACTTAGGCGTCGGAGTCCCTTTTACAGGTACCACGCTCGGGTCCAAGTCTACGAGGAAAATGTCGGTCCCAGTAAAATTACTCAGCGAAGGTCAGCCCAAGACCGAAGTATACCACGGCAATCCCTAGCAAGAACATTTTGGCGTCCACCATGGGGCCGACGTCCATTCCTCCCCACCCGAggatataacattttttagctCACCCATATCTATTACGCCTTCCTCCTTTTTGCAGGGAAATAGCTATGACGGACCATTCGGAGACTCAACAAACTTCCCGAACAAACGCCGATCTTGAGGCCGCAAACACTGCACTCCTTCCAGAAAACCAACGGTTGGCCGAGATATTAGCAGCCATGCAAAACGGTGGAGATCAGAAGATTGATAGCAAAAGGACAAACGTTGAACAACATGAGAAGCATTAGTCAGAATCCAACGCTAAGACAGCAGAAACTCCACCCAAGAACGGGAGACGCCGAGCTAACCCATTCTCCGAGGAGATAATGAGTTACAAAATGCCACAGAATTTTACCCTCCCGATGACTTTAATGCCGTACAAAGGGATCGGAGACCCAAAAGTTCATGTCACCAAATTTGAATCCATGATGTTTCTGAATAGTGACTGTGACCCTATTTTATGCCGatctttttctacttttctaGATGGAGCTGTTTTACTGTGGTTTTCTAACTTGCCTGCAGGATCTATAACCAGCTTCGACGAATTCGCCAAGATGTTTATCAATTATTTTGCAGCATCAAAAATTTATGTGAGAGACTCGGATTATCTCAGTACAATCAAACAAGGTCCGCATGAAAGCCTCAAGGATTAAATGACACGGTTCACCACAGCGGCCATGGAAATCCCAGACTTAAACCCAGAAGTACAGTTGCATGCTATCAAAAGTGGCCTGCGACCAGGAAAATTCCAAGAAGCCGAAGACGTTAGAAGAAATCCGAGATAAGGCCACAGGACAGATCGAGATAGAGGAATTGCGGGAAACACGGAGGAGTGAAAAACTGCCATCACGAAAAGATGATGACAAGCCGAACAGGTCTATTATTAAAGATAATAGAAAATCTTTTAAACTAACTCCAAGATTTGACTCATATACCAGGTTCAACGCAAGAAGAGAGGACATCATAAATGACATATTGCACAACAGACTCATAAAGCCACCAGTAAAAGCAGGAACATATCAAGATCAAAAGTACgtagacaaagaaaagcattgTGCATTCCACCAGAAGTTCGGTCACACCACGGATGAGTGTGTAGTAGCAAAGGACCTATTGGAGAGACTGGAAAGACAAGGACTGCTAGACAAGTACATCGGCTCAAGGAGCCAGAAGGAAACAGTTGACACGAGTAAACCGAAGCATATCTCGGACCGAAAAGATAAAGGAACATAGCGGAACCCAGTAGAAATCCCAAACTACAAAGGGGTCATAAACTACATATCAGGAGGTTTCGCCGGAGGAGGAATGACAAATGCGGCAAGAAAGCGAAGCTACAGGGCCATGATGGCAATGGAAAAGACGCAGCAAGATTGTTCGGTCCCGAATTCTCCGGCCAACATCAGATTCAGTACATCCGACTTAAAATCACGAGTTCCAAAGCTAGACGACCCAATGGTAATCTCGGTAAACATGGGAGAAATGACAATGAAAAAGGTGTTACTTGATCCAGAAAGCAGCGCCGATGTCTTGTTCTACTCCACATTCAAGAAAATGCAGCCAAGAGATAAGTCATTACAGCCATCAGGAGGAGAACTAGCAGGCTTTTCAGGCGAAAGAGTACCCATATCAGGATACATCTGGCTGAGAACAACATTAGGAGAACCCCCAAACTCCAAAACACTGGACATTCAGTTCCTAGTGGTCGACTGCGCTAGTCCTTACAATGTCATCTTCGGACGACCATCGTTAAACTCCTTCGGAGCAATTGTTTCCACCATCCATTTGTGTATCAAGTTTCTCTTGCAGGATGACAGAATAGCAACAGTCCACGCCGATCGTAGGGAGGCCAGACAATGCTACAATGCTAGCTTGAAGATCACAAAGGAAGGCATCCCGAGAATCAATTCGGTATATAACTCGGAGCATACCCCGCAACTAGCTGAGATGGAGACGACCACAGCCACCCTTCACCAACAGACGATCTAGAAAAGGTAAAACTAATTGCAGATAATTAGTGTACTAATATCGGATCGGCTTTTTCTGCAGAGACGAAGCAAAATCTGAAGAACATTCTGAAAGTCAATGCCGACTTGTTCGCTTGGACCCCGGCCAACATGCCAGGAATTGATCCAAACTTTATCTGCCACAAGCTATCAGTCAACCCAAATGCCCGACCTATAAGATAGAAGAAGTGCAATTTGGGAACAGAAAGAAGAAGTGTAGCAGCAATACAAACACAAAAACTTATCGATGCaggtttcataagagaagtctGATTTTCCTCATGGCTAGCAAACGTGGTCATGGTCAGGAAGAACTCAGGGAAATGGCGAATGTGCGTGAACTTCACAGATTTGAACAAGGCATGCCCAAAAGACTCATACCCATTGCCAAATATTGACAGGCTTGTTGACGACACCTCAGGATACAAAGTGCTAAGCTTTATGGACGcttactcgggatataaccagaTCCAAATGCATCCAAATGACGAAGACAAAACAGCTTTCATAACTGATCAAggtaatttttgttataaagtAATGCCTTTCGGATTAAAAAATACAGGCACCACTTATCAGAGGCTCATGGATAAAGTATTCAAAAAACAAATAGGAAGGAATATCGAAATTTATGTCGACGACATGGTCGTCAAATCCAGTTCAGAAACACAGCATGAATCCGACTTAAACGAGGTTTTTCAGCAACTCCGAATGCACAACATGAGGTTAAATCTGGAAAAATGTGCATTTGGAGTAAAAATGGGGAAGTTCCTTGGTTTCTTATTAACAAATCGAGGTATAAAAGCCAATTCAGATAAATGTCAAGCAATCCTAAACATGCAGTCACCAAAGACGATCAAAGAAGTACAGAGATTAACAGGACGCTTGGCTGCCTTGTCAAGATTTTTGCCAGCCGCGGGAACAAGATCTTGCCATTTCTTCAAGACTATGAAAAATTCAGACAAGTTCTCTTGGACAGACGAATGCGAAAAAGCATTCGCCGAATTCAAACAGATTTTGGGATCACCACCTATACTGCAGAAACCACAGCACGGTAAACCCCTATCActatttctttcaatttctacTAACACTATCAACTCGGTCCTTGTAACAGAAATAGTATTTCCACACACATCCGATTATAGTTCGGACAAGTCACACTCTGTGACAAATATTAGCAAAACCAGATTTAGCAGGTCGATTGACAAAATGGGCAATCGAATTCTCTGAGTTTGACATATCTTATCAATCAAGAGGATCACCAAAGCCACAGGAAATAGCCAACTTTGTCTCTGAACTCACAGGTAAGGACGAACTTATCAAATCCTGGCAACTATACATGGACGGAGCATCAAACGAGAATGGATGCAGAGCAGGGATTCTGTTGAAAGACGATAATGGAGTCCATGCAGAACAATCAATCAAGTTTCTCTTTGAAGCAACCAACAACCAGGCCGAATATGAAGCCCTGGTTGCAGGTTTGAGGCTAGCCAAAGAAGCAGGGATCTCAGCCCTAAAGGTACACTGCGATTCGTTGCTCGTAGTGCAGCAGGTAAATGGCCAATTCCAGGTACATGACCCGCTCCTAGAAAAGTATTTGATGTTGGTTAAAGAGCTTATGAAATCTTTTCAACACTTCAAAATTCTACATATACCTAGAGAACAAAACAATAGGGCTGATATTTTATCCAAGTTAGCCACGCATAGAATGTCATATCATACAGATAAATTATGGCACATTACTCTAATGGAATCCAGCTTGGAAGAAAAGTTAGTTTTGAGTGTGACAC encodes the following:
- the LOC107464735 gene encoding uncharacterized protein LOC107464735, which produces MLSKVACDQENSKKPKTLEEIRDKATGQIEIEELRETRRSEKLPSRKDDDKPNRSIIKDNRKSFKLTPRFDSYTRFNARREDIINDILHNRLIKPPVKAGTYQDQKYVDKEKHCAFHQKFGHTTDECVVAKDLLERLERQGLLDKYIGSRSQKETVDTRGFAGGGMTNAARKRSYRAMMAMEKTQQDCSVPNSPANIRFSTSDLKSRVPKLDDPMVISVNMGEMTMKKVLLDPESSADVLFYSTFKKMQPRDKSLQPSGGELAGFSGERVPISGYIWLRTTLGEPPNSKTLDIQFLVVDCASPYNVIFGRPSLNSFGAIVSTIHLCIKFLLQDDRIATVHADRREARQCYNASLKITKEGIPRINSVYNSEHTPQLAEMETTTATLHQQTI